One window of Vitis riparia cultivar Riparia Gloire de Montpellier isolate 1030 chromosome 5, EGFV_Vit.rip_1.0, whole genome shotgun sequence genomic DNA carries:
- the LOC117914222 gene encoding uncharacterized protein LOC117914222, producing the protein MPITGIGSLIFMNKRRSVMKILPQSVTKLWNEWEVRVLVLISLFLQIVLILLGNRRKYIPSKWIRVILWLTYLAADWIAAVCIGVLSNSQGDSEDDSLQQTNIIRAFWAPFLLLHLGGPDTITAYSMEDNELWLRHLLGLVVQFGGAFYVFLRSWEGMPLNILAIPMFVAGLIKYGERTWALRSASSSQFREAMLPRPDPGPNYAKILGEFTLQKSQGFNVSFEPVAEPSTKVNCLDPDEEILQVGYALFMTFKRLFADLILTFQDRKDSQSFFHNTTWEKAFVVIEVELGFMYDVLYTKASVTYCRWGHLLRAVSLSFTVSTSIAFLLINKQEYATIDLIITLLLLVGAIVLEMYAIIILLSSDWTMLWLSKHKKPLKDRVKMDRANKRWSNSMAQYNLLSLCLKEKPIKYLGPVQRLPYICEMLKKYRLGQHEGILWRFSRVYEMLEEHSYKTSVTVSTDLEILNDLKEFIFEHLSDKSNSAKEQSDANAIYKQLCAGRGDLVLKKEKYNCHSILGWSVEEDFEQSILLWHIATDLLYHTDNQDQNPSLDKCPDYKAMCKLVSDYMLYLLVMRPSMLPDGIGHMRFRDSRAEGIQFFKDKAIIEGRTEACQKLLEVNTEVPPLQVEGDKSKSMLFEACRLAKSLQSLEITEKEKWEMMCDVWVEMLCYAASQCGWNQHAKQLRRGGELLTHVWLLMAHFGISEHFKISQGHARSVVVVT; encoded by the exons ATGCCAATTACAG GTATTGGCAGCTTGATCTTCATGAATAAAAGAAGATCAGTAATGAAAATATTGCCCCAAAGCGTGACAAAACTTTGGAATGAATGGGAAGTCCGGGTATTGGTTTTAATTAGCCTCTTCTTACAGATTGTGCTCATACTGTTAGGCAATCGGAGGAAGTATATACCTTCAAAGTGGATCAGAGTCATCCTTTGGCTTACTTACTTAGCTGCAGATTGGATTGCAGCAGTTTGTATTGGCGTCCTCTCCAACAGCCAAGGAGATTCTGAAGACGACTCATTGCAACAAACCAATatcataagggcattttgggcACCGTTTCTACTGCTTCACCTTGGCGGCCCGGACACCATTACAGCCTACTCAATGGAAGATAATGAATTATGGTTAAGACACTTGCTGGGGCTAGTCGTCCAGTTTGGAGGGGCATTTTATGTCTTTCTTAGGTCTTGGGAGGGCATGCCCCTTAATATTCTGGCCATCCCAATGTTCGTGGCTGGACTCATCAAGTATGGGGAGAGGACCTGGGCTCTAAGGTCTGCAAGCAGCAGTCAGTTTAGGGAGGCCATGCTCCCTCGTCCTGACCCTGGGCCTAATTATGCCAAAATCCTCGGCGAGTTTACTCTGCAAAAGTCCCAGGGATTTAATGTTTCATTCGAACCAGTGGCTGAGCCTTCTACCAAAGTGAATTGCTTGGATCCAGATGAAGAAATTCTCCAAGTTGGTTATGCCTTGTTCATGACTTTCAAGCGATTATTTGCAGATCTCATTCTCACTTTCCAAGATCGCAAGGACAGCCAATCGTTCTTCCACAATACAACTTGGGAGAAAGCTTTTGTAGTGATTGAAGTTGAGCTTGGATTCATGTATGATGTGCTCTATACAAAGGCAAGTGTGACTTATTGTAGATGGGGCCACCTACTCCGCGCAGTGAGTTTATCTTTCACAGTCTCAACATCCATAGCCTTCTTGCTCATTAACAAGCAAGAGTACGCGACCATTGATTTGATTATAACATTATTGTTGCTGGTTGGTGCAATTGTTCTAGAGATGTATGCCATTATTATACTACTTTCCTCCGATTGGACCATGCTCTGGTTGAGTAAGCACAAAAAACCCCTCAAGGATAGGGTTAAGATGGATCGAGCAAACAAGAGATGGTCTAATTCCATGGCACAATACAATCTACTAAGTCTCTGCCTCAAAGAGAAGCCAATCAAGTATCTTGGACCAGTCCAGAGATTGCCTTACATTTGTGAAATGTTGAAGAAGTATCGCCTTGGTCAACATGAAGGAATTCTCTGGAGATTCTCTCGTGTTTATGAAATGTTGGAGGAGCATAGCTACAAGACTTCTGTGACTGTTTCCACTGATTTGGAAATATTGAATGATTTGaaagaatttatctttgaaCACCTTTCAGATAAATCAAATAGTGCTAAGGAACAATCAGATGCCAATGCAATTTATAAGCAATTATGTGCAGGTAGGGGGGATCTGGTActcaagaaagagaaatataaTTGTCATAGTATCCTTGGCTGGAGCGTTGAGGAAGACTTCGAACAGAGCATTCTTCTCTGGCACATTGCCACTGATCTCTTGTATCATACCGATAATCAAGACCAAAATCCAAGCTTGGATAAATGTCCAGATTATAAAGCTATGTGCAAGTTGGTGTCAGACTACATGTTGTATCTTTTGGTCATGCGCCCTTCCATGCTTCCTGATGGAATTGGACATATGAGATTTCGAGACAGCCGCGCTGAGGGCATTCAGTTTTTTAAGGACAAAGCCATCATAGAAGGAAGAACCGAGGCTTGCCAAAAGTTACTTGAGGTGAACACTGAAGTTCCACCTCTGCAAGTGGAAGGAGATAAAAGCAAGTCCATGCTATTCGAAGCCTGCAGGCTGGCTAAGTCTCTGCAATCCCTGGAGATAACTGAGAAAGAGAAATGGGAGATGATGTGTGAtgtgtgggtggagatgctgTGTTATGCTGCAAGCCAGTGTGGATGGAATCAGCACGCCAAGCAGCTGAGGCGAGGAGGAGAGCTGCTCACCCATGTGTGGCTTCTCATGGCCCATTTTGGTATAAGTGAACATTTCAAGATTTCACAAGGCCACGCAAGGTCTGTGGTGGTTGTGACTTAG